One Niallia circulans DNA segment encodes these proteins:
- a CDS encoding nucleobase:cation symporter-2 family protein produces the protein MAKGMKENRTTEEKENISVGKSIFLGLQQVLAMDLFIPPIILAGLLSFSVADSALLIQMTFIACGIATIIQAGFAMRLPVMQGPSFVPLSALAAIGTTSGIGAMIGSLIPGALIVALLGYPLKVYSKVVRKIIPPIVAGTVIVVVGLSLMPSAINSIYSAEGSFGENILIATITAAILIFCMYVGEKAKSKWKYIKVVSVVLALIIGSIIASFFGLVHFDSLKTAAWFQMPGLFSFGMPEFNLHAIIVMIVVYLIVTIETTGTWFTVSKVTGEELDDKRLNGGALGEGLGCFVGSFFGGTPVTGYSSNAGIIAITGVKSRKPIIVGGVILVLLGMMPKLTSLIACIPSVVVNSVFAILCVVIMMNGFKVIKDEAFTERNMLVIGVPIMLALFAVLMPADVLAGLPEIVTYFVSSGTAIGAIAALVLNLVLPQKKDDKVKVNDVSMNVN, from the coding sequence ATGGCAAAAGGTATGAAAGAGAATAGGACGACGGAAGAAAAAGAAAATATTTCCGTTGGCAAGTCGATATTTCTAGGTTTACAGCAGGTTTTAGCAATGGATTTATTTATACCGCCGATCATCTTGGCAGGTTTACTTTCGTTTTCTGTAGCAGATAGTGCTTTGTTGATTCAAATGACATTTATTGCTTGTGGTATTGCCACAATTATTCAAGCAGGATTTGCAATGAGGCTTCCTGTCATGCAAGGGCCGTCATTTGTGCCATTGAGTGCATTGGCAGCAATTGGCACAACATCAGGTATTGGGGCGATGATTGGCAGCTTAATACCAGGTGCGTTAATCGTTGCTTTATTAGGTTATCCACTTAAGGTTTATAGTAAGGTTGTTAGAAAAATCATTCCACCAATCGTTGCAGGAACTGTGATTGTGGTTGTTGGCCTTTCATTAATGCCAAGTGCGATTAATTCTATTTATTCAGCAGAAGGTAGCTTTGGAGAGAACATCCTTATTGCTACAATTACAGCTGCTATTCTTATATTTTGTATGTATGTTGGCGAAAAAGCGAAATCCAAATGGAAATATATTAAAGTTGTGTCCGTTGTATTAGCACTTATTATCGGTTCCATTATTGCTTCTTTCTTTGGTTTAGTACATTTTGATTCGCTTAAGACAGCTGCATGGTTCCAAATGCCAGGTCTATTTTCTTTCGGTATGCCTGAGTTTAATCTCCATGCCATTATCGTAATGATCGTTGTTTACCTTATTGTCACTATAGAAACTACCGGAACTTGGTTTACTGTAAGTAAAGTAACTGGCGAAGAGCTAGATGACAAGCGTTTAAATGGTGGAGCACTTGGTGAAGGGTTAGGCTGTTTTGTTGGTTCCTTCTTTGGAGGAACACCGGTAACAGGTTATTCTTCTAATGCTGGAATTATCGCAATAACTGGAGTGAAAAGCCGTAAACCAATTATTGTAGGTGGAGTTATATTAGTTTTACTTGGTATGATGCCAAAGCTTACAAGCTTAATCGCATGTATTCCTAGTGTGGTTGTGAATAGCGTTTTTGCAATTTTATGTGTAGTTATCATGATGAATGGCTTTAAAGTTATTAAAGATGAAGCATTCACTGAAAGAAATATGCTTGTTATTGGTGTGCCAATTATGCTTGCATTATTCGCTGTATTAATGCCTGCAGACGTTTTAGCAGGATTGCCAGAAATCGTTACTTATTTTGTATCATCTGGAACAGCTATTGGTGCGATTGCTGCATTGGTTCTGAACTTAGTGTTACCACAGAAAAAAGACGATAAAGTCAAAGTTAATGATGTTTCCATGAACGTAAACTAA
- a CDS encoding aromatic ring-hydroxylating oxygenase subunit alpha, whose translation MQQDRLWNEWHPVCKAEELLEDPKQVFVLGERVAIFRNEKGVHAFKDLCIHRGAALSLGKVKNGKLVCAYHAWEYDCVGACVKIPALPNGRAIPKKAKATVYHCEEHLGLIWVNLGDNPAPLISYPEYNMENHRTVICGPYDVNANAPRIIENFLDVSHLMFVHEGLLGDEDHAEIVDYKVDFIDNRYITSKIPVYQPNPDGRSKGGYADYVYEILNPTTARFTKTSEGSDDALTILLVVNQAGNEQSQAYMLLSRNYDLDMPDEPFVEFQDTIFYQDLDIVQSQKPELLPLDLQAELHLKSDALTIAYRRWLNQLGVENGTTPVLERV comes from the coding sequence ATGCAACAGGATAGACTATGGAATGAATGGCATCCAGTATGTAAAGCAGAGGAGTTATTGGAAGATCCAAAACAGGTATTCGTGCTTGGCGAAAGAGTCGCTATTTTCCGCAATGAAAAGGGAGTTCATGCTTTTAAGGATTTATGTATCCACCGTGGCGCCGCCCTTTCCCTAGGAAAGGTGAAAAACGGGAAGTTAGTGTGTGCCTATCATGCATGGGAATATGATTGTGTTGGCGCATGTGTGAAGATACCTGCCCTTCCAAATGGCAGAGCGATTCCAAAAAAGGCTAAAGCAACTGTTTATCATTGTGAAGAACATCTTGGATTGATCTGGGTGAACTTAGGCGATAATCCTGCTCCCCTTATTTCTTATCCAGAATACAATATGGAAAATCATCGGACTGTTATTTGTGGTCCTTATGATGTAAATGCAAATGCACCAAGAATAATTGAGAACTTTCTGGATGTGTCACATCTTATGTTCGTACATGAAGGCCTGCTTGGTGACGAGGATCATGCGGAAATAGTTGATTATAAGGTGGATTTTATCGATAATCGCTATATTACAAGCAAGATTCCTGTTTACCAGCCAAATCCAGATGGTCGTTCAAAAGGCGGATATGCAGACTATGTATACGAAATCTTAAACCCAACAACAGCTCGTTTTACGAAAACATCTGAAGGCTCTGATGATGCATTAACGATTTTGCTAGTTGTTAATCAAGCGGGTAACGAACAATCACAGGCTTATATGCTGTTATCAAGAAACTATGACTTGGATATGCCTGACGAACCATTTGTTGAATTCCAAGATACGATTTTCTATCAGGATCTTGATATTGTACAAAGTCAAAAACCAGAACTGCTTCCGTTAGATTTACAAGCAGAATTACATCTTAAATCAGATGCGCTAACAATTGCATATCGCAGATGGTTAAATCAATTGGGTGTTGAGAATGGAACTACACCAGTATTAGAGAGAGTGTGA
- the licT gene encoding BglG family transcription antiterminator LicT, producing the protein MKIEKILNNNAVISIKDNQEIIIIGRGIAFQKRAGDQIAEDQIDKIFTLENEDMRTNFKTLIADMPIEYMQLSEKIIAYAKMKLGKKLNESIYIHLTDHIYYAVDRFRNHLPIKNGLLWEIRQLYRDEYEVGLEALNMICDQFGVILPEDEAGFLALHFINAELNEEMPVVHDMTKIMQEILTLVRYHFKIDFNENSLHFYRFITHLKFFAQRLVKGNHYNSSTDDDLYQVIQMKYPDAHTCALKIKKFIESMYTYVLTDEEMIYLTIHIERVVKSNNDK; encoded by the coding sequence GTGAAAATCGAAAAAATATTAAACAACAATGCGGTTATCTCAATAAAAGATAATCAAGAAATTATTATCATTGGTCGTGGGATAGCTTTTCAAAAGCGAGCTGGTGATCAGATTGCCGAGGACCAAATTGATAAAATTTTCACTTTAGAAAACGAAGATATGAGGACGAATTTCAAAACCTTGATAGCTGATATGCCGATTGAATATATGCAATTATCAGAGAAGATTATTGCTTATGCAAAGATGAAGCTTGGTAAGAAATTAAACGAAAGCATTTATATTCATTTAACAGACCATATTTATTATGCGGTGGATCGCTTTAGGAACCATCTTCCAATAAAAAATGGATTGCTTTGGGAAATAAGACAACTGTATCGAGATGAGTATGAGGTAGGTCTTGAAGCATTGAATATGATTTGTGATCAATTTGGTGTAATCTTGCCAGAGGATGAAGCAGGATTTTTGGCACTTCACTTCATCAATGCAGAATTGAATGAAGAGATGCCAGTTGTACATGATATGACAAAAATCATGCAGGAAATCTTAACACTTGTCAGGTATCACTTTAAGATTGATTTTAATGAAAATTCTCTGCATTTCTATCGCTTTATTACCCATCTTAAGTTTTTTGCGCAGCGTTTAGTGAAAGGTAATCACTATAACAGCTCAACAGATGACGATTTATATCAAGTAATTCAAATGAAATACCCTGATGCACATACATGTGCGCTGAAAATAAAGAAATTTATTGAAAGCATGTATACGTATGTGTTAACAGACGAAGAAATGATCTATTTAACCATTCATATAGAACGAGTTGTTAAAAGCAATAATGACAAATAG
- a CDS encoding beta-glucoside-specific PTS transporter subunit IIABC: MSNTKLANDIVDLVGKEENISSLVHCATRLRFKLNDSSKANKEALQNLDGVLSVVESGGQFQVVIGSHVPEVYKEINKIANIGSVEQAPSNAPKQSVGAQIFEVISRSFSPLIGALAGAGMLKAILTVLTMSGLLSTTSGTYSILSAAGNAVFYFLPILLGITISTKLGANPYVGGTIGAALLEPNFTGLMTDTSNVSSFIGIPVVLMDYSSTVFPVFIAICIYALLDKFLKKIIHKDLQLFLVPMLSLMIIVPLTVLAFGPFGVYVGNWIGDGISFLSSKSGWLAGAVMGAGWTFLTILGLHWGLVPLILQNLAEGYDPLMAMLSAAVFAQMGLAVGIFLKAKDKKVKTVAGSTFLPAALAGVTEPIIYGLLLRNKRTIPFVAIAGAIGGGISGALGNKAMSFAFPAFLTIPAYTPIVSFIIPMLIAFVIALVLVLVLGFEDKKKKDEVQAEEVAKETEKVEVPAEPLLKQEVILSPLTGTVLPLSEVDDAVFASEAMGKGIAIEPTVGKAISPVNGTITTIFPTGHAIGITSTDGAEILIHIGINTVQLNGQHYTPLVKQDDVVKQGDVLVEFDIEKIKEAGYPVTTPVIITNTGKYTEIIGTSEESIVQSKKLLTVIV, translated from the coding sequence ATGAGTAATACTAAACTTGCTAATGACATTGTCGATTTAGTCGGCAAAGAAGAAAATATCTCAAGCCTTGTGCACTGTGCAACACGCTTGCGTTTCAAATTAAACGATAGCAGTAAAGCAAACAAAGAAGCATTGCAAAACCTAGACGGGGTGCTAAGTGTTGTCGAAAGCGGCGGACAATTCCAAGTTGTAATTGGCAGCCATGTTCCAGAAGTTTATAAAGAAATAAATAAAATTGCTAATATTGGCAGTGTAGAGCAAGCTCCATCGAATGCCCCAAAGCAAAGCGTTGGTGCACAGATTTTTGAAGTTATATCACGCAGTTTCTCCCCATTAATCGGAGCACTTGCTGGTGCAGGTATGTTAAAAGCAATCTTAACAGTATTAACAATGAGTGGATTGTTATCAACGACAAGTGGTACGTACTCTATCCTGTCTGCAGCTGGAAATGCTGTATTCTATTTCCTGCCGATTCTGTTAGGGATAACGATTTCGACTAAACTTGGCGCAAATCCGTATGTTGGTGGAACAATCGGTGCCGCGTTACTTGAGCCTAATTTCACAGGGTTAATGACAGATACAAGCAATGTGTCTAGCTTCATTGGAATACCAGTCGTACTGATGGATTATTCCTCCACTGTATTCCCTGTGTTTATTGCAATTTGTATTTATGCACTTTTAGATAAGTTCTTAAAGAAAATCATTCATAAAGACTTGCAGTTATTCTTAGTTCCAATGCTTTCATTAATGATTATTGTTCCATTAACAGTGTTGGCATTCGGTCCATTTGGAGTGTATGTAGGAAACTGGATTGGTGATGGAATCAGCTTCTTAAGTTCGAAGAGTGGTTGGTTAGCAGGTGCCGTTATGGGTGCAGGCTGGACGTTCTTAACAATACTTGGACTTCACTGGGGTCTTGTCCCACTTATCCTTCAGAATTTGGCAGAAGGCTATGATCCTTTAATGGCAATGCTGTCAGCAGCTGTATTTGCCCAAATGGGATTAGCAGTTGGTATTTTCTTAAAAGCAAAAGACAAAAAGGTAAAAACAGTTGCTGGTTCAACTTTCTTACCAGCAGCATTAGCAGGTGTAACAGAGCCAATTATCTATGGTTTGTTGCTTCGTAATAAACGAACAATTCCGTTTGTGGCGATTGCTGGAGCAATCGGAGGGGGAATAAGCGGGGCGCTTGGAAATAAAGCAATGTCATTTGCTTTCCCAGCTTTCCTAACAATCCCAGCCTACACACCAATTGTTTCCTTTATCATTCCAATGCTTATCGCATTTGTGATTGCTCTAGTACTAGTATTAGTACTTGGCTTTGAAGATAAGAAGAAAAAAGACGAAGTTCAAGCAGAAGAAGTTGCTAAAGAAACAGAAAAAGTAGAAGTACCAGCAGAACCACTTTTAAAGCAAGAAGTTATTCTTAGTCCATTAACAGGGACTGTTCTTCCACTATCAGAAGTAGATGATGCAGTATTTGCTTCAGAAGCAATGGGGAAAGGAATAGCAATCGAGCCAACTGTTGGAAAAGCGATTTCTCCAGTGAATGGAACGATTACAACTATTTTCCCAACTGGTCATGCGATTGGTATTACGTCAACAGATGGAGCAGAAATCTTAATTCATATAGGTATTAATACTGTTCAATTGAACGGTCAACACTATACACCGCTTGTAAAGCAAGATGACGTAGTAAAACAAGGCGATGTGTTAGTAGAGTTTGATATTGAAAAAATCAAAGAAGCTGGCTATCCAGTAACAACACCAGTGATTATCACAAACACAGGTAAGTATACAGAAATCATTGGAACAAGCGAAGAAAGCATTGTCCAATCAAAAAAATTATTAACAGTTATTGTTTAA